In a genomic window of Streptomyces koelreuteriae:
- a CDS encoding acylphosphatase, producing MSEDVRLVAWVRGRVQGVGFRWFTRAKALEIGGLSGFALNLGDGRVQVVAEGAREGCEGLLEWLEGDDTPGRVDGVTEIWDTPRGGYDGFAIR from the coding sequence ATGAGCGAGGATGTGCGACTGGTCGCCTGGGTGCGGGGACGCGTCCAAGGTGTGGGTTTCCGCTGGTTCACGCGGGCCAAGGCCCTGGAGATCGGCGGCCTGAGTGGTTTTGCTCTCAATTTGGGCGACGGTCGGGTCCAAGTGGTCGCGGAGGGCGCGCGAGAAGGCTGTGAAGGCTTGCTGGAGTGGCTCGAGGGCGACGACACGCCCGGCCGTGTGGACGGCGTCACCGAGATCTGGGACACACCCCGTGGCGGCTACGACGGCTTTGCCATCCGCTGA
- a CDS encoding CAP domain-containing protein, translating into MGRHRRSDAGSAATGSATGIMQADGTAEGHDPLHGAEDGPTMGIAPYLNPEAYADTYARSEAYLFETEAASAGDGYAGIPRQRTAETAVFASEGFTPEGGSRRAGSHRRRKKAARPMRTGLLGVSAAVAIGTVAVATGAVPGLENYKLGGDGGADKVQAADTPTNTPSGQGGTSGSTDGRGSTPTSRDAERSLSPSPSASTSSAAPTKTPEKAENTQEKTPEKKKPAATPREEPESSPSRTAAQEAPEKPSAPAALSEESAAAAQVLKLVNEERAKVGCSALAANSALAELAQNYSEDMRARGFFDHTDPDGKTPWDRAEAAGISNLGGENIARGQADAAAVMDAWMNSPGHRANILNCDFKTLGVGVELGSGGPWWTQNFGY; encoded by the coding sequence ATGGGACGCCACCGTCGCTCCGACGCCGGCAGCGCCGCCACGGGCAGCGCCACGGGGATCATGCAGGCCGACGGCACCGCGGAGGGCCACGATCCGCTGCACGGCGCGGAGGACGGCCCGACCATGGGCATCGCGCCCTATCTGAACCCGGAGGCCTACGCCGACACCTACGCCCGGAGCGAGGCCTACCTGTTCGAGACGGAGGCCGCCTCGGCGGGTGACGGGTACGCCGGGATTCCCCGCCAGCGGACCGCCGAGACGGCCGTCTTCGCGAGCGAGGGCTTCACGCCCGAGGGCGGCTCCCGTCGGGCCGGCTCGCACCGCCGCCGGAAGAAGGCCGCACGGCCGATGCGCACCGGTCTGCTCGGTGTGTCCGCCGCGGTCGCCATCGGCACCGTCGCGGTGGCCACGGGCGCCGTTCCCGGCCTCGAGAACTACAAGCTCGGCGGAGACGGCGGCGCCGACAAGGTGCAGGCCGCCGACACGCCGACCAACACCCCGAGCGGGCAGGGCGGCACCTCCGGCAGCACCGACGGCCGGGGCTCCACGCCCACGAGCCGGGACGCCGAGCGCTCCCTGTCGCCGTCACCGTCCGCCTCGACGTCGTCGGCCGCGCCGACCAAGACGCCCGAGAAGGCGGAGAATACACAGGAGAAGACCCCGGAGAAGAAGAAGCCGGCGGCGACTCCCCGCGAGGAGCCGGAGAGCTCGCCCTCCCGTACGGCCGCGCAGGAGGCGCCCGAGAAGCCCAGTGCCCCCGCCGCCCTCTCCGAGGAGTCGGCCGCCGCGGCCCAGGTGCTCAAGCTCGTGAACGAGGAGCGGGCCAAGGTGGGCTGCAGCGCCCTCGCCGCGAACAGCGCGCTGGCCGAGCTGGCGCAGAACTACAGCGAGGACATGCGCGCCCGGGGCTTCTTCGACCACACCGACCCCGACGGCAAGACGCCGTGGGACCGGGCCGAGGCCGCCGGGATATCCAACCTCGGCGGGGAGAACATAGCCCGCGGCCAGGCTGACGCCGCGGCCGTGATGGACGCCTGGATGAACAGCCCCGGCCACCGCGCCAACATCCTGAACTGCGACTTCAAGACGCTGGGCGTCGGCGTCGAGCTCGGGTCGGGCGGCCCGTGGTGGACCCAGAACTTCGGCTACTAG
- a CDS encoding winged helix-turn-helix transcriptional regulator, translated as MTTTQELTEGLDDLPYNVFARACPSRGTLEHVTGRWGGLALTALYEGSLRFNELRRRVDGVSEKMLSQTLHALERDGLVHREAQPTNPPRVDYELTPLGRGVAERLLALIHFVEGSMDDVLAARERYDSARA; from the coding sequence ATGACCACCACCCAGGAGCTCACGGAGGGGCTGGACGACCTCCCGTACAACGTGTTCGCCAGGGCCTGCCCTTCGCGCGGCACGCTGGAGCATGTCACGGGCCGCTGGGGCGGGCTCGCGCTGACCGCTCTGTACGAGGGGTCGCTGCGCTTCAACGAGCTGCGCCGCCGGGTCGACGGTGTGAGCGAGAAGATGCTCTCCCAGACGCTGCACGCGCTGGAGCGCGACGGCCTGGTCCATCGTGAGGCCCAGCCGACCAACCCGCCCCGGGTGGACTACGAACTGACGCCGCTGGGACGCGGTGTGGCCGAGCGCCTGCTCGCCCTGATCCACTTCGTGGAGGGCAGCATGGACGACGTCCTGGCCGCCCGCGAGCGGTACGACTCCGCTAGGGCGTGA
- the mutM gene encoding bifunctional DNA-formamidopyrimidine glycosylase/DNA-(apurinic or apyrimidinic site) lyase — translation MPELPEVEVVRRGLERWVAHRTVAEVEVLHPRAVRRHLAGGADFADRLKGHRIGTPSRRGKYLWLPLEDTDQSILAHLGMSGQLLVQPHTAPDEKHLRIRARFTDALDTELRFVDQRTFGGLSLHDNTPEGLPDVIAHIARDPLDPLFDEEGFHQALRRKRSTIKRALLDQSLISGVGNIYADEALWRARIHYERPTATFTRPRTLLLLGHVRDVMNSALAVGGTSFDSLYVNVNGESGYFDRSLDAYGREGLPCRRCGTPMRRRSWMNRSSYYCPKCQRPPRITP, via the coding sequence ATGCCCGAGTTGCCCGAGGTCGAGGTCGTCCGGCGCGGCCTGGAGCGGTGGGTCGCCCACCGGACCGTCGCCGAGGTCGAGGTGCTGCACCCGCGCGCGGTGCGCCGCCACCTCGCGGGCGGCGCCGACTTCGCGGACCGCCTGAAGGGCCACCGCATCGGCACACCCAGCCGCCGCGGCAAATACCTGTGGCTGCCCCTGGAGGACACGGACCAGTCGATCCTGGCCCACCTCGGCATGAGCGGCCAGTTGCTGGTGCAGCCCCACACGGCTCCGGACGAGAAGCACCTGCGCATCCGCGCCCGCTTCACGGACGCCCTGGACACCGAACTCCGCTTCGTCGACCAGCGCACCTTCGGCGGGCTGTCACTGCACGACAACACCCCCGAGGGCCTGCCCGACGTCATCGCGCACATCGCCCGAGACCCGCTCGACCCGCTCTTCGACGAAGAGGGCTTCCACCAGGCGCTGCGCCGCAAGCGGTCCACGATCAAACGGGCCCTGCTCGACCAGTCGCTGATCAGCGGCGTCGGCAACATCTACGCCGACGAGGCCCTCTGGCGCGCCCGCATCCACTACGAGCGCCCGACCGCGACCTTCACACGCCCCCGCACACTGCTGCTCCTCGGCCATGTGCGGGACGTGATGAACTCCGCCCTCGCGGTCGGCGGCACCAGCTTCGACAGCCTCTACGTCAACGTCAACGGCGAGTCGGGCTACTTCGACCGGTCCCTCGACGCGTACGGCCGCGAGGGCCTGCCCTGCCGACGCTGCGGCACACCGATGCGCCGGCGGTCCTGGATGAACCGCTCCAGCTACTACTGCCCGAAGTGCCAGCGACCGCCGCGGATCACGCCCTAG
- the rnc gene encoding ribonuclease III has product MSTPKKNSADNQASSHTLLEGRLGYKLESALLVRALTHRSYAYENGGLPTNERLEFLGDSVLGLVVTDTLYRTHPDLPEGQLAKLRAAVVNSRALAEVGRGLDLGSFIRLGRGEEGTGGRDKASILADTLEAVIGAVYLDQGLESAAELVHRLFDPLIEKSSNLGAGLDWKTSLQELTATEGLGVPEYLVTETGPDHEKTFTAAARVGGVSYGTGTGRSKKEAEQQAAESAWRAIKAAADERAKEAATKQAAADESAGPEPASA; this is encoded by the coding sequence GTGTCCACGCCGAAGAAAAACTCTGCGGACAACCAGGCCTCGTCCCACACGCTGTTGGAAGGGCGGCTCGGGTACAAGCTCGAGTCCGCCCTTCTGGTGCGTGCGCTGACCCACCGTTCCTACGCGTACGAGAACGGCGGTCTGCCGACCAACGAGCGCCTGGAGTTCCTCGGGGACTCCGTCCTCGGCCTCGTGGTCACGGACACGCTGTACCGAACCCACCCCGATCTGCCCGAAGGCCAGCTGGCCAAGCTGCGGGCCGCGGTGGTCAACTCGCGTGCGCTGGCGGAGGTGGGCCGTGGGCTCGACCTGGGCTCCTTCATCCGGCTCGGCCGCGGTGAAGAGGGAACGGGCGGCCGGGACAAGGCGTCCATCCTCGCCGACACCCTCGAAGCGGTGATCGGTGCGGTCTATCTCGACCAGGGACTGGAGTCCGCGGCGGAGCTCGTGCACCGTCTGTTCGACCCCCTGATCGAGAAGTCCTCGAACCTCGGAGCCGGCCTGGACTGGAAGACCAGTCTCCAGGAGCTCACCGCGACCGAGGGGCTCGGTGTACCCGAGTACCTGGTCACGGAGACCGGCCCCGACCACGAGAAGACCTTCACTGCTGCCGCCCGCGTCGGAGGCGTCTCGTACGGCACCGGCACCGGCCGCAGCAAGAAGGAGGCGGAACAGCAGGCCGCGGAATCCGCGTGGCGGGCCATCAAGGCCGCAGCGGACGAGCGCGCCAAGGAGGCGGCCACCAAACAGGCCGCCGCCGACGAGAGCGCCGGCCCCGAGCCGGCGTCCGCCTGA
- the rpmF gene encoding 50S ribosomal protein L32 gives MAVPKRKMSRSNTRHRRSQWKAAVPTLVACERCHEPKQQHIACPSCGTYNKRQVLEV, from the coding sequence GTGGCTGTTCCGAAGCGGAAGATGTCGCGCAGCAACACGCGCCACCGCCGGTCGCAGTGGAAGGCTGCGGTCCCCACCCTGGTTGCGTGCGAGCGCTGCCACGAGCCCAAGCAGCAGCACATCGCGTGCCCGTCTTGCGGCACCTACAACAAGCGCCAGGTCCTCGAGGTCTGA
- a CDS encoding YceD family protein — MALNARLDHRNPLVFDTHELGRRPGALQRLTRTVDAPKDFGIKGVIGVPEGAPVELELRLESVMEGVLVTGTARAGAEGECVRCLEPLQLDVEAEFQEMFSYPDADDRGRVIAEPGDDAEDDEDRLFLEDGLFDLETVLRDAVVLALPMQPVCQEDCPGLCAECGARLADDPDHHHDAVDIRWAALQGLAGTMKDGEKDEMSGAEPGVDEKQEK; from the coding sequence ATGGCTCTGAACGCCCGCCTCGACCACCGAAACCCCCTCGTGTTCGACACGCACGAGCTGGGCCGGCGGCCCGGTGCGCTGCAGCGCCTGACCCGCACGGTCGACGCTCCCAAGGACTTCGGTATCAAGGGAGTCATCGGAGTGCCGGAAGGCGCCCCGGTGGAGCTCGAACTCCGCCTGGAGTCGGTCATGGAAGGGGTGCTTGTCACAGGCACCGCCCGTGCCGGGGCCGAGGGGGAGTGCGTAAGGTGTCTGGAGCCGCTTCAGCTCGACGTCGAAGCGGAATTCCAGGAGATGTTCTCGTACCCTGACGCCGACGACCGGGGCCGCGTGATCGCGGAACCGGGCGACGACGCCGAGGACGACGAGGACAGGCTCTTCCTCGAGGACGGCTTGTTCGACCTCGAGACCGTGCTGCGTGATGCGGTGGTGCTCGCACTGCCGATGCAGCCGGTGTGCCAGGAAGACTGCCCTGGTCTGTGTGCCGAATGCGGCGCGCGGCTGGCGGACGACCCGGACCACCACCACGACGCCGTCGACATCCGTTGGGCGGCTTTGCAGGGACTCGCCGGCACCATGAAGGACGGCGAGAAGGACGAGATGAGCGGCGCCGAACCGGGCGTCGACGAGAAGCAGGAGAAGTAG
- a CDS encoding DivIVA domain-containing protein, with product MDVQKKLDEIVSAVSGARSMPMSASCVVNRAELLSLLEEVRAALPDSLAQAQELIGGREQMVEHARQEAERIIGQAHAERGSLISDTEVARRSQAEADRILTEARQEAEEVRAEADDYVDSKLANFEVVLTKTLGSVGRGREKLLGTGPGIDEQGYEDEDAPERSQDPETLRRTADEYVHAKLGSFEAVLAKTLEAVGRGRQKLHGRIASDDLGALAGDLSTVQHSSDADYLADLAALADQKPPAEQPAQQPDYGPPQPAYAPAAAYDPATGAPVPQQPAPYGGGYPQQPYAAQQDPYGYQHADPYAYQGYDPQQAAYDPNQAQQAQQAQQAQQGQQGYALDETSLFDTGMITAEQIRAYEQGRGNG from the coding sequence GTGGACGTGCAGAAGAAGCTCGACGAGATCGTCTCCGCGGTCTCCGGCGCCCGGTCCATGCCCATGTCGGCCTCGTGCGTGGTCAACCGCGCCGAACTGCTCTCGCTGCTGGAAGAGGTGCGCGCGGCGCTGCCCGACTCGCTCGCCCAGGCCCAGGAGCTGATCGGCGGCCGCGAGCAGATGGTCGAGCACGCCCGCCAGGAGGCCGAGCGCATCATCGGGCAGGCGCACGCCGAGCGCGGCTCCCTGATCTCCGACACCGAGGTCGCCCGCCGTTCCCAGGCGGAGGCCGACCGGATCCTCACCGAGGCCCGCCAGGAGGCCGAGGAGGTCCGCGCCGAGGCCGACGACTACGTCGACTCCAAGCTCGCCAACTTCGAGGTCGTCCTCACCAAGACCCTCGGCTCCGTCGGCCGCGGCCGCGAGAAGCTCCTCGGTACCGGCCCCGGCATCGACGAGCAGGGCTACGAGGACGAGGACGCCCCCGAGCGCAGCCAGGACCCGGAGACCCTGCGCCGTACGGCCGACGAGTACGTCCACGCCAAGCTGGGCTCCTTCGAGGCGGTCCTCGCCAAGACCCTGGAGGCCGTCGGCCGCGGCCGGCAGAAGCTGCACGGCCGTATCGCCAGCGACGACCTCGGCGCCCTCGCCGGCGACCTCAGCACGGTCCAGCACTCCAGCGACGCCGACTACCTCGCCGACCTGGCCGCCCTCGCGGACCAGAAGCCCCCGGCCGAGCAGCCCGCCCAGCAGCCCGACTACGGGCCGCCGCAGCCGGCCTACGCCCCGGCCGCCGCCTACGATCCGGCGACCGGCGCTCCCGTCCCGCAGCAGCCCGCCCCCTACGGCGGCGGCTACCCGCAGCAGCCCTACGCCGCCCAGCAGGACCCGTACGGCTACCAGCACGCCGATCCCTACGCCTACCAGGGCTACGACCCTCAGCAGGCCGCGTACGACCCGAACCAGGCCCAGCAGGCCCAGCAGGCGCAACAAGCCCAGCAGGGCCAGCAGGGATACGCCCTCGACGAGACCAGCCTCTTCGACACCGGCATGATCACCGCCGAGCAGATCCGCGCCTACGAGCAGGGTCGCGGCAACGGCTGA